TCTGAGTATCGTTCTCAAATCCCAACTTTGTTCTTGAAAGACCAAGAGTATGAAAATTGGCATTTTAATCATGAGTTGGATTTTGCACCAGCTTTCCAGAAGCTACAAAATTTATTTACTACGAATACTTGGCGGAGTTGGCGCACATTTGGCATCACAGGAGGAATGATTCCTTGGCATCATGGTCATGGTTGGGAAATCTTAAATCAGGGCCGAGAAGGGATCGAGGTTGAGCTATCAGGAAAACACGGCCCTTATTTAGAGGAAGTACCGAGATATTTGTGGCACTATTGGAAACCAGATAGTTATAGGGTTCATCCGGGTGGAGATGCTCTTCTAAAAAATAATGCTTCAACACTGGCTTGGATTGCCGGTATGCCGGAATTTACAACCAAAGATCATAGCTTTAAAGGAGAGGATAAGTTAGAAAAACAAGTGGTATTAATTAATGATACTAGAGCTGAACAAGAGTTTTCTTTTAATTGGGAAGTTAAGGTTAATGGAGATACAGTTGGAAGAGGTGAAGATAGCGGAAAGATTATGGCAGCTCATACTCTATTTTTTCCGATTACAGCCACTCTGCCAAAGGTTTTAGGGGATCAAGCTTGGGATGGAGAAATTTTACTCAAGTCTAGCATTGGTAGCGATCGCCATGATGATATGTTCCATTTTCGAGTGTTTCCTGACCGGCAATTAAAAACCAGTACGGTTACTATATTTGACCCTGTAGGCAAGACCACTCAAATGTTCGAGCAGTTAGGCTACTCGTTGATGCCATGGGATGGAAATCAAGTCGCTAATGTTTTAGTCATTGGTCGTGAAGTTTTGTCACAAGGACATAAACTGCCAGGGGATTTGGAAAATTTTGTCCTCAATGGAGGTCGAGTGATGGTATGCACTCAAAATCCGCAATGGATACAACAGGCACTCAACTTACGAGTTGCTCCTCATTTAAGTCGCCGTGCTTTTCCAGTTGATGAGAGTGATGAAATTTTTCACGGATTGAATCTACAGGATCTCAGAGATTGGAGAGGTTCAAGTACCTTACTTGAAGCCTATCCTGATACAACAGATGGAGATACAGTCAAGAGTCCAGCCGGTTCCCCATGGTATGGTTGGCACTGGGGAAATGAGGGTGCAATCAGTAGTGCTTCAATTGAAAAGCCCCACTTGAGTTCTTGGAGACCGATTCTAGAATCTGAATTTGATCTAGCTTATACACCACTGATGGAACTCGACTATGGTCAAGGGAAATTAATTTGGAGTACATTAGATTTGGAAGATCGTGTTCCTCTTGATGCTGGAGCAACACAATTATTAGAACAAATTATTCAGTATACTGCCACATCAGATCTCTCCAGTAAAGTGGATAATGTCGTGCTTATAGGCAGCGATAAAGATGCTAATCAGTTGAATGAACTCGGTTTAATTTATCAAAGAGAAGATTCTTTCGTTCCTGATGCGAATTTAATCATTATTGGAGAACAAATTGTCCTTAATGATCGAGATATGCGTGAGTATTTAGGCAAGGGAGGAAAGCTATTTTTCTTACCCAGGCGAAATAACTCTGTTTTAGGGATAACTGTAGGTAAAACTGAAAATTTTAGCGGTTCGTTAAATGTTCCTTCATGGTTAGAAACTCGTGGTTTAAGTGCTTCTGATCTGCGATCGCGCACAGACTATGATGCTTGGTTAATTGAATCCGGTGGAGAGATAGGAGCAGATGGATTATTGAGCCGAGTAGAAGTGGGTGATGGGGTGGCAATTTTTTGCCAGATTAACCCAGAGTCCTTAAATGCTGATACTCAGACGTACTTACGCTATACTCGCTGGCGACAGACACGAGCGATCGCCCAGATTTTGGCGAATTTAGGAGCAAAGTTTAAAGCCGATGAGACTATCTTTGAGGGAATAAAACCTCACCAGAGATTTAAGTTTCTTGGTGAAAAAGCTTCATTTTATCATCCTGATTACCGGACTGATTTTGAGTTAGGTGATGATCCCTATCGCTATTATCGCTGGTGAATTTTTCTCTAGGACAATCAATTTCAACCTTTAAGGGCTTTAGAGCTTAGGGAGAGGATTGCTGTTTTAGTAGCGCTCGTAATCGGCTTCTAATCCTTACTTTCCGTTTGAAACGAGTCCAAGAGTTCTCGTTATTGGCTTTGGCAATACCCTGGTAGACTAAGGCTTTTTCAGGAGTAACTTGAATATTTTTGGGATAAGTGAGAACTTGGAAATTATCGGGAGGCTTGGCAACGGGAATGGCTTGATTTCCACAATGAGTTCCGCTCCCATCCCGACCAATATTATCGACGAGAGAGTATCTGGGAAATAAGGTTAGTCCTTCCTGCATAAATACACTCAGATACCACATAATACCCCAGGCATCTATTTTTCCTGCGATTAAGTCTTCAAGCAGTTCAAAGTAAAAATAGGAGTTATTTAGATCAAATTGATATCGAAGTTTGCGATTTTTTTTCAGGAGATCGTAACCAGTCAGCTTAGGATCGAGATGTTGCCATGCTCGCTGCCATGTTCCCCAGCCCCATGTGGTGATGGAAGGCAAGAAAAAGCTATCGGTATCACAAGAAAAATCCGCCGGAAACATATGACCAGAAATTTGCATCACCCGTTCTTCATTTTGGTAGCGCTCTAAGGCGTGATTCATGTATTCCAAAAATTGGGGATGTAGCAGTAAATCATCTTCTAAAACGATGACTTTGCCGTACTGATTGCTCAGTTCAGTTACTCCAGTAATAATAGATTTCGCTAGACCAATATTTTTTTCTCTTTCAAGAATTTCAACTTCGCCGCACCACTGTTGACTTTTGACCACTGTTCTGGCTTCCATCACCCGATCGCGATCGCTAGGAGATTTAATTCCATCACAGAATATATACAGCTTGCTCTCTTGAGCTAAATGGCATTGAGCTAGGGATGAGAGCGCTCTGAGGGTATGTTCCGGACGTTTATAGACAAAAAAGGCGATCGGTGCTAAATCCATATCAACAAGTCCTCAATATTCTGGAGCAAGAGACCATTAAGTACAGCCACATTATAATCATTCCCAACATCGATCGCACTTAGTGATTCGATGAAACTCATCGTTTCCATAAATTTTCTAAGATTAATGCTTTAGTCATCAACCGACCAATTTGTTGGAATCTGGGATAAGTAATGTACACTAAATAATCAGCACATCCATAGGAAATCACAGTAGCAATTGCCGCACCAACTTCTTGATATCTTGGAATGAGAACTAGATTAAGTAATATGTTAATCACAGCACCACAGGACGTGCTAACTAATGCAAGGTGAGTCAGACCTTCTGTGACAATCCAAACTGATTTAGCAACACCTAACGATACAAAAACCGTAGCCCATATATGAATAGCTAATACCGAGCCAGAAGCGGCGTAATTGGGCCCGTACATGAGGGTAATCATTGGCTTTGCTAAGAATACCATAGGAATAGCGATCGCATAGGAAATACCTGTCATCATTGTCAACAGCTTTTGCCACCTCTGCTCATACAATGATATAGAGATACCTTTAGCTTCAATAAGGGCTGGTGATGCCGAGGAAACCAGAGCTGTGGGAATAAAATACCACAGCTCAGAAATCTTGGTGGCAACAGAATAAATTCCCACACTCTCATCTCCAAAGATTTGCCCCAACATAATCGCATCAATCCGTAAATAGATGATAACAGCGATACCAGAAAACATTAATGGTAGACCATTTTTCAGTAATCTCTTACCCCAAGATAGACTCATACGCCAAGCAGCGATCGCATTTCCTTTGAACTGATAGAGAATTAATAGTCCAATTGCTCCTAAAACGATCTCTCCTAAAGAGTTCCACGCAAAAAAAACTACTGGTGCTTGTAAAGATACGAGTAAAACTTTTACCCCATTAGCACATAAATAGGCAGAATTTTTACTCCAAACTGTATATTTAGATTCAACTTGTGATTGGAACCACAGATCTATAGTGTAAAATACTTGGAAACACATTCTCAAGCCGACAATTACAACTAGAGCATGAGTTAACTTGTCGTCAGGGCGTATCCAGGAAATAATCATAATTTCTAACAAATACGCAAGGATACTACTCACTAACCTAATAGCAAAAGCAGTACCGAGAATCTGATGCTTCTCAGATGGATGTTGTACCAAATCTCGGACAACCACTTTATCCAAGCCTAGAGTAGCTAGGGGAGCAAACAGACTTGTAAAAGCTAGTGCATAACTCAATAGTCCGAACTTCTGCGGCCCTAAATAACGAGCTACCCAAACGCCAATTAACAAACCTAAACCCATTTGCAACAATTTTTCTGAAGCTAACCAACTAGCATTACCAATCATTTGCCGTAATTTCGGACTTAAATTTTGAGCTAATTGACTAATTTTGTTGAACATTTATTTGTAAATATTTCTCTTCAGATACTGCAACAATATTTAGCTTAAACAAGGCTAATAACTATTATTCTTTTTCTGGATATTTTTCGTCATGTCTAAACTCAACCGAGTTGTTGTAACCACAAACCAAAACCAAGTAGGATTAACTCCCAATAAACCTGTTTCTGTCAAGTTAGTCAGCAAAGTAAAAGTCAAGACAATTATTGGGATTCCTGCTTCCGGCATTTTATCTTTACTTAAATAGCTTACAGCTTTAGCCAAAGTATTGACAAAAGCAAAGATGTATAATGTCATTCCCAACCATCCTAAATCCGTTGCAATATCCAGAAAACCATTGTGCGAATGAGGAGGAATCCAACCATTGGGATTAATGACATTTCCTGCTGGGTTTTCCGCTGTACTTTTCCAACTTTGCCAATATCCCCCCACTCCATGGCCTAATATAGGTTTTTCGTTAATTGCCTCGATCACTAGTGGCCAAAACAAGGTTCTTCCAGTAAGTGTCAAATCTTTATTGAGAGTATCAACGA
The genomic region above belongs to Roseofilum reptotaenium CS-1145 and contains:
- a CDS encoding sugar-binding domain-containing protein; the protein is MNKKLVRFLGLFCMACIAWSCMSHWGYSSQGDYSSACRTLQVTRYPALTPVPENGDEHYRDQVYLNGVWDFQPAIATSTTPPQSHWGKIRVPGDWRRENAKSYPGVLSRGTGDPWKGFNGETLAQAWYQKQVSIPPEWEGRRILLSLERVSTDANLYINNQVCGEVNWPYGAVDITSVVHPGQENNLSFLIRSIPDREDKAVIMGPNEIYTTEAKLASRGLIGEVRLLSIPQGAWISDVFVQPSTRKQQIKVDVELTDITQTSSVEITAKMLDEQGKVEQEFTAIKPVQAQALQTLNLVWDWQNPRLWDVDRPNLYTLRLQVKGKGIEDTYDQSFGFREFWIEGKNFYLNGTEIRLRPVYHEDMWKPWTIGIPEVMDRMIEEYQWAGYNITELWPWNHDERGRWHFRELFAERADLKGFPIMAPVLSISQLSRSGDWNKAHIRQVWETRMVNELRRYRNHPSIMMWVTNPNYFGHNDDQNPRRIGFKLVGEKLSKLSNKRFQRLSPVGEEVAKIIKKYDPIHSVVFHQGASVGEVYTLNSYLGMIPLQEREQWLSSWSEQGDMPYMVVELGTPLHTTMMRGRDGFGNAVRSEPLMTEFSAIYLGKEAYKLESSEYRSQIPTLFLKDQEYENWHFNHELDFAPAFQKLQNLFTTNTWRSWRTFGITGGMIPWHHGHGWEILNQGREGIEVELSGKHGPYLEEVPRYLWHYWKPDSYRVHPGGDALLKNNASTLAWIAGMPEFTTKDHSFKGEDKLEKQVVLINDTRAEQEFSFNWEVKVNGDTVGRGEDSGKIMAAHTLFFPITATLPKVLGDQAWDGEILLKSSIGSDRHDDMFHFRVFPDRQLKTSTVTIFDPVGKTTQMFEQLGYSLMPWDGNQVANVLVIGREVLSQGHKLPGDLENFVLNGGRVMVCTQNPQWIQQALNLRVAPHLSRRAFPVDESDEIFHGLNLQDLRDWRGSSTLLEAYPDTTDGDTVKSPAGSPWYGWHWGNEGAISSASIEKPHLSSWRPILESEFDLAYTPLMELDYGQGKLIWSTLDLEDRVPLDAGATQLLEQIIQYTATSDLSSKVDNVVLIGSDKDANQLNELGLIYQREDSFVPDANLIIIGEQIVLNDRDMREYLGKGGKLFFLPRRNNSVLGITVGKTENFSGSLNVPSWLETRGLSASDLRSRTDYDAWLIESGGEIGADGLLSRVEVGDGVAIFCQINPESLNADTQTYLRYTRWRQTRAIAQILANLGAKFKADETIFEGIKPHQRFKFLGEKASFYHPDYRTDFELGDDPYRYYRW
- a CDS encoding flippase; amino-acid sequence: MFNKISQLAQNLSPKLRQMIGNASWLASEKLLQMGLGLLIGVWVARYLGPQKFGLLSYALAFTSLFAPLATLGLDKVVVRDLVQHPSEKHQILGTAFAIRLVSSILAYLLEIMIISWIRPDDKLTHALVVIVGLRMCFQVFYTIDLWFQSQVESKYTVWSKNSAYLCANGVKVLLVSLQAPVVFFAWNSLGEIVLGAIGLLILYQFKGNAIAAWRMSLSWGKRLLKNGLPLMFSGIAVIIYLRIDAIMLGQIFGDESVGIYSVATKISELWYFIPTALVSSASPALIEAKGISISLYEQRWQKLLTMMTGISYAIAIPMVFLAKPMITLMYGPNYAASGSVLAIHIWATVFVSLGVAKSVWIVTEGLTHLALVSTSCGAVINILLNLVLIPRYQEVGAAIATVISYGCADYLVYITYPRFQQIGRLMTKALILENLWKR